A single Glycine soja cultivar W05 chromosome 14, ASM419377v2, whole genome shotgun sequence DNA region contains:
- the LOC114383188 gene encoding uncharacterized protein LOC114383188, with amino-acid sequence MAQSLKGIKGGGGSIKLGTTGTISSLMTRELDHISSASKKQVSSARSKTQTLPVSVPCGSTTQKRLQQRKSSVEAGSSGSSKITNRRGPGNVMPQKTKTNGRNTQRIPMLGSDKCSVVRTSVREKNDKKIPNIVEIVDIKCGNAEKAWATPLASRLKKLGFSKLSESII; translated from the coding sequence ATGGCTCAGAGTCTGAAAGGTATAAAAGGTGGAGGAGGATCCATCAAGCTAGGCACCACTGGAACAATAAGTTCCTTAATGACAAGGGAATTGGATCACATCTCTTCTGCATCAAAGAAGCAGGTATCTTCAGCAAGAAGTAAAACTCAAACACTTCCTGTTTCTGTTCCCTGTGGTAGTACAACCCAAAAAAGACTACAACAAAGAAAATCATCAGTTGAAGCCGGTAGCAGTGGAAGCAGTAAAATTACAAACCGTAGAGGACCTGGCAATGTCATGCCccagaaaacaaaaactaatgGCAGAAATACACAGAGAATACCCATGCTAGGTTCTGATAAATGTTCAGTGGTCAGAACTTCAGTGAGggagaaaaatgataaaaagataCCTAACATTGTTGAAATTGTGGACATAAAATGTGGGAATGCAGAAAAGGCTTGGGCTACACCTTTGGCAAGTCGTCTTAAGAAGCTCGGTTTTTCGAAGCTATCCGAGAGCATTATCTAG